GGGTGAACCGCCGGGCGGGACCCTGAAGTTACCTTGGTGATGGAGAAGTTATCTCCACATGGGCAGGGATAGAAATAAGTCTCCGAGTCCTCGTCATATTGGAAGTCCTCGATTTCCACCTCGTCGTGAAACACTGCCATGGTCGGCGGGGGTGGCAGAAGGGGTGACGCCCCAGCAGTCCGAGACCAGCTCCCAGGGTCTAACTTCGCCAGAGCCGGCTGGGGCTCGGCATCATCAGGTCGCGCCGGGCAAGGACTAGCGCTTCCGGCGCATAGGCAATGACGCAACTCCGCCCTGCGCGGCCAAATGGATAACCGGAAGCGGTCACCATGGAGATGACTGAACTAGGGGCGGAGACACTGGGAAGACAGCAAGCTTGCTCAGCGGGGTCGCGCACCGCTTCTCCTATTGGACGGCAGCGACCAATAGAATGTGGGGCTCGCTGGCGCTGCTGCGTCATGTCTGGGACCGCGGAGTATCTCAGGCGCCTGCAACTAAACGTGGCCGGGTCTGCAAGCTAGGTGCCAGCGGGGAAAGTTTCCCTGCTTCTTATCGCCTGCTTTAACGCCTTAAACAGCCCGCTGAAGGCTGCAGCAGGTGCTAGGTAGCATCCTCTCGGCCCTCGGGAAAGGCGGGGTGAGGAGGCGAGAGCAGCTTAGCCTCCTCGACCTTCCTTCCTGGTGACGGACGAACAGTTCCCGTAGAATTTCTCTTCACCGAGTGACCTTGAGCCCAGGGCG
The nucleotide sequence above comes from Nomascus leucogenys isolate Asia chromosome 8, Asia_NLE_v1, whole genome shotgun sequence. Encoded proteins:
- the DPH3 gene encoding DPH3 homolog isoform X2 gives rise to the protein MAVFHDEVEIEDFQYDEDSETYFYPCPCGDNFSITKDQFVCGETVPAPSANKELVKC